A section of the Neisseria dumasiana genome encodes:
- a CDS encoding lipoprotein signal peptidase: MQNPHLRRISALCAARSFAYLYDMSALAVLLRLELHPHLRVLQRSQAV; the protein is encoded by the coding sequence TTGCAAAACCCCCATCTGCGGCGCATTTCTGCGTTGTGCGCTGCCCGCTCGTTTGCCTATCTGTATGATATGTCTGCACTCGCTGTGCTGCTACGCCTTGAACTGCATCCACATCTGAGGGTTTTGCAAAGGTCTCAGGCCGTCTGA
- a CDS encoding NUDIX hydrolase — MTALPRFTRRLSEAEHNRLLDRLQTHFSPQSGTWHALWLNGLKLGRLNETWLERVRQDWPERSENRADGLYLHSENWLAMGDSLQHMAQGWSRLGFLGGWRNEKFDVEDAAGKPLFALERAAFRPLGLMSHAVHINGLTLHNGEWMFWIGRRSPYKAVDPNKLDNLVGGGIASGESVREAMMREGGEEAGLDISLLHNLACQNQRLSVRPVARGLHNELLHIFDVVLPSEIRPENQDGEVAEFTLMNPTELTAAMCDGLMMNDAMLATLDAFSRYGLLDEGHGLSKWLADTRRPA; from the coding sequence ATGACCGCCCTACCCCGATTTACCCGCCGCTTGAGCGAAGCCGAACACAACCGCCTGCTCGACCGCCTGCAAACCCATTTCAGCCCCCAAAGCGGCACATGGCACGCTTTGTGGCTCAACGGCTTGAAGTTGGGCCGTCTGAACGAAACTTGGTTAGAGCGTGTGCGGCAAGACTGGCCGGAACGCAGCGAAAACCGCGCCGACGGCCTCTACCTGCACAGCGAAAACTGGCTGGCTATGGGCGACAGCCTGCAACACATGGCGCAAGGCTGGAGCAGGCTGGGTTTCTTAGGCGGCTGGCGCAACGAAAAATTTGATGTGGAAGATGCCGCAGGCAAGCCGCTGTTTGCTTTGGAACGCGCGGCTTTCCGCCCGCTGGGGCTGATGAGCCACGCCGTCCACATCAACGGTTTAACCCTGCACAACGGCGAATGGATGTTTTGGATAGGCCGCCGCAGCCCGTATAAAGCGGTTGACCCCAACAAGCTCGACAACCTCGTCGGCGGCGGCATCGCCAGTGGCGAGAGCGTGCGCGAAGCCATGATGCGCGAAGGCGGCGAAGAAGCCGGTTTGGATATCTCGCTGCTGCACAATCTGGCTTGCCAAAACCAACGCCTGAGCGTGCGTCCCGTAGCCCGCGGCCTGCACAACGAGCTGCTGCATATTTTCGACGTGGTGCTGCCGTCTGAAATCCGCCCCGAAAACCAAGACGGCGAAGTGGCCGAGTTCACACTCATGAACCCTACGGAGCTGACCGCCGCCATGTGCGACGGCCTAATGATGAACGATGCCATGCTTGCCACGCTGGATGCGTTTTCGCGCTACGGCCTGCTCGACGAGGGGCACGGCTTATCGAAATGGCTGGCCGATACCCGCCGCCCGGCCTGA
- a CDS encoding TM2 domain-containing protein: protein MNVPVSYAASYPHTCNKALYVAMALLFGTFGVHKFCAGRVWMGILYFLFSWTFIPTVVGIIEGILAAFKPTDSLGAIVV from the coding sequence ATGAACGTACCTGTTTCATACGCCGCTTCTTATCCGCACACCTGCAACAAAGCCCTGTATGTAGCCATGGCCTTGCTGTTCGGCACGTTCGGCGTACACAAATTCTGTGCCGGCCGCGTGTGGATGGGCATACTTTATTTTCTGTTCAGTTGGACATTCATCCCCACCGTCGTCGGCATTATCGAAGGCATTTTGGCGGCATTCAAACCCACCGACTCGCTCGGCGCGATTGTGGTGTAA